A genomic segment from Tachysurus fulvidraco isolate hzauxx_2018 chromosome 21, HZAU_PFXX_2.0, whole genome shotgun sequence encodes:
- the rbm11 gene encoding RNA binding motif protein 11, which produces MQVEDGEVEGDGEVEGDGEVAHTVFVFNLSSCVREEILYELFLQAGPVQKVFIPKDGDGNQKSYGFVDYKHAEAVPYAIALLDGIWLYGCPIALRHHYAHILTAQEDHSWGDGLSGLTLGPFSPTVCPTQGPYFPPVMPWAWPNVGFVSWTSRSDELTQASDRTNSAVRGGAVRGGAVRGGAVRGGAVRGGDRYMGLQNPAEGRRSHERRNRQKKKYRS; this is translated from the exons ATGCAGGTGGAGGATGGAGAGGTGGAGGGGGATGGAGAGGTGGAGGGGGATGGAGAGGTGGCGcacacagtgtttgtgtttaatctgAGCAGCTGTGTGAGGGAGGAGATCTTATATGAGCTCTTCCTGCAg GCAGGACCAGTGCAGAAAGTCTTTATTCCCAAAGATGGAGATGGAAATCAGAAGTCTTATGGCTTTGTTGACTATAAACACGCTGAGGCGGTTCCCTACGCCATCGCACTATTGGATGGGATCTGGCTGTACGGCTGTCCGATCGCTCTGAGGCATCATTATG CTCACATACTCACAGCTCAGGAGGATCACAGCTGGGGAGATggg CTGTCAGGTTTGACTCTCGGCCCCTTCTCCCCAACTGTGTGCCCAACTCAGGGCCCCTACTTCCCTCCTGTAATGCCATGGGCGTGGCCAAACGTTGGATTTGTTTCCTGGACTTCCCGTTCAGATGAGCTGACCCAGGCGTCAGACCGTACCAACTCAGCAGTGAGGGGAGGAGCAGTGAGGGGAGGAGCAGTGAGGGGAGGAGCAGTGAGGGGAGGAGCAGTGAGGGGAGGAGACCGATACATGGGGCTGCAGAATCCTGCTGAAGGCAGAAGAAGCCATGAGagaagaaacagacagaagaaaaaatacagaagttaa
- the LOC113650177 gene encoding uncharacterized protein LOC113650177, whose amino-acid sequence MLLSSRPFVHPHITYKTPIRRQVSVADQKKHERAEMASKPVSAGSKRPRDPSVQGVKVKFLVNIPLKVDSEVEAKKRYGYLLEKLPEGFRQEDRIALEDVAVIFGMNGKYTAEVDKALKNIKETLDTPNPHYAHIKHSVITYTWGKGGTIAQDVPDPKPDKPKDCVPYQDIREYLKNHDETKKLVKELRDKDPNCLVYFSFVDSDTVNFNSIYSEYIQIVQDELRKDSVPPTVMSTGYEVNRDSEHHIATWLDRMTRVAVAEVNPLLAYYPEPNFCVLVKQGCDTITESFIKPKRNKNQRNMESAVLIKQIRKERGEIKAVFSDRQPIHILVPERFELSGKGLNTGQSALKARTFAICTYANGELTHARVYKSQQPDTVIKGKLPKGIAGINRGFIINLYDCKDDKKFEELAKQNPFDIDGEVATSLVEAIRAAREYRKFLDEFDEKLKDY is encoded by the exons ATGCTTTTGAGTTCACGGCCCTTTGTGCATCCTCACATCACATATAAGACTCCGATCAGGAGGCAGGTTTCAGTCGCTGATCAGAAGAAACACGAGCGAGCAGAGATGGCGAGCAAACCTGTGAGTGCCGGCAGCAAAAGACCCAGAGATCCTTCTGTTCAG GGGGTAAAGGTCAAGTTTTTGGTCAATATACCTTTGAAGGTGGATTCAGAGGTTGAGGCAAAGAAGAGGTATGGTTATCTGCTGGAGAAGCTGCCTGAAGGCTTTAGACAAGAGGACAGGATAGCTTTGGAAGACGTAGCTGTGATTTTTGGCATGAACGGAAAATACACTGCAGAAGTAGACAAGGCTCTGAAGAATATCAAAGAAACTCTAGATACCCCTAACCCTCATTACGCACATATCAAGCACTCTGTCATCACCTACACCTGGGGAAAAGGTGGAACAATAGCACAAGATGTTCCGGACCCAAAGCCTGACAAACCAAAGGACTGTGTTCCCTACCAGGACATTCGTGAGTATCTGAAAAACCACGATGAGACAAAGAAACTTGTGAAAGAGTTGAGGGATAAGGATCCAAACTGTCTGGTGTACTTCAGTTTTGTTGATAGTGACACGGTCAACTTTAACTCCATCTACAGtgaatacatacagattgtgcaAGACGAGCTGAGGAAAGACTCCGTCCCTCCCACTGTGATGTCGACTGGTTACGAGGTCAACCGCGACAGCGAGCATCACATTGCCACTTGGCTGGACCGCATGACTCGGGTAGCCGTGGCAGAAGTCAATCCCCTGCTTGCGTACTACCCAGAACCTAACTTCTGTGTCTTAGTGAAGCAGGGATGTGACACCATAACGGAGAGTTTCATCAAGccaaaaaggaataaaaaccaGCGTAATATGGAGTCAGCAGTTCTAATCAAACAGATCAGAAAGGAACGCGGTGAAATTAAAGCTGTGTTTTCTGATAGACAGCCAATCCACATCCTTGTTCCTGAGAGGTTCGAGCTTAGTGGCAAAGGCCTGAATACCGGACAGTCGGCCCTGAAGGCAAGGACTTTTGCGATCTGTACTTATGCTAACGGGGAACTCACACACGCAAGAGTATACAAGAGTCAGCAGCCAGACACAGTGATAAAAGGCAAGCTGCCTAAAGGGATAGCGGGCATTAACAGAGGCTTCATCATTAACTTATATGACTGCAAAGACGACAAGAAATTCGAAGAGCTGGCTAAGCAGAACCCCTTCGACATCGACGGAGAAGTCGCCACAAGCCTAGTGGAGGCCATTAGAGCAGCGAGAGAGTATCGAAAGTTTCTTGATGAATTTGATGAAAAGCTCAAGGATTATTAA